A part of Populus alba chromosome 8, ASM523922v2, whole genome shotgun sequence genomic DNA contains:
- the LOC118052298 gene encoding aquaporin PIP1-2, whose product MEGKEEDVRLGANRFNERQPIGTAAQSLDDKDYKEPPPAPLFEPGELTSWSFYRAGIAEFMATFLFLYITVLTVMGVVKDKTKCTTVGIQGIAWAFGGMIFALVYCTAGISGGHINPAVTFGLFLARKLSLTRAVFYMVMQCLGAICGAGVVKGFYGKTNYELLNGGANMVAHGYTKGDGLGAEIVGTFILVYTVFSATDAKRSARDSHVPILAPLPIGFAVFLVHLATIPITGTGINPARSLGAAIIFNKDSAWDDHWIFWVGPFIGAALAALYHQVVIRAIPFKK is encoded by the exons ATGGAGGGCAAAGAAGAAGACGTTAGATTGGGAGCTAACAGGTTCAATGAGAGGCAGCCAATTGGCACGGCAGCTCAGAGCCTAGATGACAAGGACTACAAGGAGCCACCCCCGGCACCATTGTTCGAGCCAGGCGAACTGACTTCATGGTCGTTTTACAGGGCCGGGATTGCAGAGTTCATGGCcactttcttgtttttgtacATCACCGTTTTGACTGTGATGGGCGTGGTTAAGGACAAGACTAAGTGTACAACGGTTGGGATTCAAGGGATCGCTTGGGCCTTCGGCGGAATGATTTTCGCTCTTGTTTACTGTACAGCTGGAATTTCAg GTGGTCATATAAATCCTGCTGTGACTTTTGGGCTATTCCTGGCTAGGAAACTGTCCTTGACGAGGGCCGTGTTCTACATGGTGATGCAGTGCCTTGGTGCCATATGCGGTGCTGGTGTGGTGAAAGGATTTTACGGGAAAACAAACTACGAGTTGCTTAACGGCGGTGCCAATATGGTCGCTCATGGTTACACCAAAGGTGATGGCCTTGGTGCTGAGATTGTTGGCACTTTTATTCTTGTCTACACTGTCTTCTCTGCAACTGATGCCAAGCGTAGTGCCAGAGACTCCCATGTCCCG ATTTTGGCACCTCTGCCAATTGGGTTCGCTGTGTTCTTGGTGCACTTGGCCACAATCCCAATTACAGGAACTGGGATCAACCCAGCTCGGAGCCTAGGTGCTGCAATCATCTTCAACAAGGACAGCGCCTGGGATGATCAC TGGATTTTCTGGGTTGGCCCCTTCATTGGAGCAGCACTTGCAGCTCTTTACCACCAGGTTGTGATCAGAGCCATTCCTTTCAAGAAGTGA
- the LOC118052299 gene encoding WUSCHEL-related homeobox 5, with protein sequence MEERMSGSCTTKAGRGGSSGNNYASGTKCGRWNPTIEQVKLLTDLFRSGVRTPSTDEIQNISTRLSFYGKIESKNVFYWFQNHKARERQKRRRVSVDEKDVMILREDEFSSARYFTEISQVNEREQAIETLQLFPLKSFDEVESEKFRLLANECNEAAAAFSYKFGTEMDRPQLDLRLSFL encoded by the exons ATGGAAGAGAGAATGTCAGGCTCTTGTACCACAAAAGCAGGACGTGGTGGGAGCAGTGGCAATAACTATGCCTCAGGAACTAAATGCGGGCGTTGGAATCCTACTATCGAACAAGTTAAACTTCTAACTGACTTGTTCAGGTCTGGTGTTCGAACCCCAAGTACTGATGAGATCCAAAACATCTCCACTCGGCTTAGTTTTTATGGCAAGATCGAGAGCAAGAACGTTTTCTACTGGTTTCAAAATCATAAAGCTAGGGAAAGACAGAAGAGGCGCAGAGTTTCTGTCGATGAGAAGGATGTCATGATTCTTCGAGAAGACGAATTTTCTTCTGCGCGAT ATTTTACTGAAATAAGTCAGGTGAACGAACGAGAACAAGCGATTGAGACTCTTCAACTTTTCCCTTTAAAATCCTTTGATGAAGTGGAGTCAGAGAAGTTCAGGTTGCTGGCAAATGAATGCAATGAAGCTGCGGCTGCGTTTTCTTATAAATTTGGTACAGAAATGGATCGTCCACAACTAGATCTGCGGTTAAGCTTTCTGTAA
- the LOC118052297 gene encoding glycosylinositol phosphorylceramide mannosyl transferase 1: protein MRGTLLANRRGIQRFRQLATTAVKSSKIKLLLFCCIAFTLVVVATRASDFMGWTNHSDSLDQFLPPGKGYAIVMNTWKRYDLLKQSISHYASCSGLESIHIVWSEPNPPSDSLSTFLNHVIESKTRGLKKVELSFDINKEDSLNNRFKEIPGLKTDAVFSIDDDVVFPCSSVEFAFKVWQSAPNAIVGFVPRAHWVDKTLGKTDYYTYGGWWSVWWTGTYSMVLSKAAFFHKKYLRMYTNEMPKSIKEFVTKNRNCEDIAMSFLVANATGAPPIWVKGKIFEIGSTGISSLGGHGERRTRCVNRFAAEFGRMPLVPTTAKAIDSRNTWFW, encoded by the exons ATGAGAGGAACCTTGTTGGCTAACCGTCGCGGAATACAGAGATTCCGGCAACTCGCGACCACAGCCGTTAAATCGTCGAAGATCAAGCTCCTTCTCTTTTGTTGCATCGCGTTTACGCTAGTCGTGGTTGCTACCCGCGCATCCGATTTTATGGGATGGACCAATCACAGCGATTCTCTTGACCAGTTCCTTCCTCCAGG GAAAGGATATGCTATTGTAATGAACACTTGGAAGAGATATGATCTGTTGAAGCAATCCATTTCTCATTATGCATCATGTTCAGGGCTCGAATCTATACATATTGTGTGGAGTGAGCCCAATCCTCCTTCAGATTCTCTTTCTACATTTTTAAACCATGTCATAGAGTCAAAAACTAGAGGGCTGAAGAAAGttgaattgagttttgatatcaataagGAAGACAGTCTGAACAATAGATTCAAAGAAATACCAGGATTGAAGACAGATGCTGTTTTTTCAATCGATGATGATGTTGTATTTCCTTGCTCCTCAGTGGAGTTTGCTTTCAAGGTTTGGCAAAGTGCCCCAAATGCAATAGTGGGCTTTGTTCCTCGTGCCCATTGGGTTGATAAAACG CTAGGGAAAACGGATTACTATACATATGGTGGATGGTGGTCTGTTTGGTGGACAGGCACTTACAGTATGGTACTATCAAAGGCAGCCTTTTTCCACAAGAAGTACCTTAGGATGTACACCAATGAGATGCCAAAGTCAATCAAAGAATTTGTGACTAAGAATAG AAATTGTGAAGATATTGCGATGTCTTTTCTTGTTGCTAATGCAACTGGTGCTCCCCCTATATGGGTGAAAG GTAAAATATTTGAGATTGGTTCGACTGGAATTAGTAGCTTGGGTGGACACGGTGAAAGAAGAACGAGATGCGTCAATAGATTTGCTGCTGAGTTTGGGCGAATGCCCCTGGTACCCACTACTGCTAAGGCTATTGACAGCCGTAATACCTGGTTTTGGTGA